One region of Aurantimonas sp. HBX-1 genomic DNA includes:
- the thpD gene encoding ectoine hydroxylase — MSTAMQWNSHADPYPTRLETEQWLDRKDPTFWGRWTPQAPLTREQTGSFDANGYLVLENVFSASEVTALQEESRRMRSGEAKLSAEDVITEPGSNEVRTVFRLDEQNALFARLARDERIAGRVSYLLDDDVYLHQSRLNYKPGFTGKEFYWHSDFETWHAEDGMPRMRAISASILLTDNDALNGPLMLMPGSHRSFVACAGKTPEDNHKTSLKKQEVGVPSHDSLTEMAHRHGIDYAAGVAGTVVLFDCNTLHGSNGNITPFPRSNAFFVYNAWSNRVVDPFAAASPRPAFLSSRDPAGPVEIAAGRLA; from the coding sequence ATGAGTACCGCCATGCAATGGAACAGCCACGCCGACCCCTATCCCACCCGGCTCGAAACCGAGCAGTGGCTGGACCGCAAGGACCCCACCTTCTGGGGCAGATGGACGCCGCAGGCGCCGCTGACGCGCGAGCAGACAGGGAGCTTCGACGCGAACGGCTACCTCGTCCTCGAGAACGTCTTCTCGGCGTCCGAGGTGACGGCGCTGCAGGAAGAGTCGCGCCGAATGCGCAGCGGCGAGGCAAAGCTCTCCGCCGAAGACGTCATCACCGAACCCGGCTCGAACGAGGTTCGCACGGTGTTCCGGCTCGACGAGCAGAACGCCCTGTTCGCCCGCCTGGCGCGCGACGAGCGCATTGCCGGCCGGGTCAGCTATCTGCTCGACGATGATGTCTATCTCCACCAGAGCCGCCTGAACTACAAGCCGGGCTTCACCGGCAAGGAATTCTACTGGCACTCCGATTTCGAGACCTGGCACGCCGAGGACGGCATGCCGCGGATGCGGGCGATCTCGGCCTCGATCCTGCTGACCGACAACGACGCGCTGAACGGGCCGCTGATGCTGATGCCGGGTTCGCACCGTTCGTTCGTCGCCTGCGCCGGGAAGACCCCGGAAGACAATCACAAGACGTCGCTGAAGAAGCAGGAGGTCGGGGTTCCGAGCCACGACAGCCTCACCGAAATGGCGCACCGCCACGGCATCGACTACGCCGCGGGCGTCGCCGGAACGGTCGTGCTCTTCGACTGCAACACGCTGCACGGCTCGAACGGCAACATCACGCCGTTCCCGCGCTCGAACGCCTTCTTCGTCTACAATGCCTGGAGCAACAGGGTGGTCGATCCGTTCGCCGCCGCCTCGCCCCGCCCGGCATTCCTGTCCTCGCGCGACCCCGCCGGCCCGGTCGAGATCGCCGCGGGCCGACTGGCCTGA
- a CDS encoding ectoine synthase, whose amino-acid sequence MIVRDLAAARQTDRLVTAEGWDSTRLLLAGDAMGFSFHITRIHENTSHEFHYKHHFESVYCISGEGTIEDLVTGEVHHIRPGVMYGLDQHDRHRLSARSEMVMACCFNPPVSGSEVHRADGSYAPAAETA is encoded by the coding sequence ATGATCGTGAGAGACCTTGCCGCCGCGCGGCAGACCGACCGCCTGGTGACCGCCGAGGGCTGGGATTCGACCCGGCTGCTGCTGGCCGGCGATGCGATGGGATTTTCCTTCCACATCACCCGCATCCACGAGAACACCAGCCACGAGTTCCACTACAAGCACCATTTCGAGAGCGTCTACTGCATCTCGGGCGAGGGAACGATCGAGGATCTGGTGACGGGCGAGGTCCACCATATCCGACCCGGCGTGATGTACGGGCTCGACCAGCACGACCGTCACCGGCTGAGCGCGCGATCGGAGATGGTGATGGCGTGCTGCTTCAACCCGCCGGTCAGCGGCAGCGAGGTGCACCGCGCCGACGGCTCCTACGCGCCGGCCGCCGAAACCGCCTGA
- the ectB gene encoding diaminobutyrate--2-oxoglutarate transaminase — protein MTATISAFSPVFDRVESQVRSYSRSFPKTFGKAQGATLYDQSGPAYTDFLAGCSTLNYGHNDPDLKAALIDYITADGIAHGLDMFTDAKQAFLETFERVVLKPRGMDYKLQFTGPTGANAVEAAIKLARKVTKRTEIVAFTNGFHGVTLGALAATGNSGHRHGAGTALPGVSRAAFDGYFGPEIDTADMLDQQLSDPSSGFDAPAAIIVETVQGEGGLNAASPEWLKKIEAIARRHGALFIIDDIQAGCGRTGSFFSFEKMGLDPDIITMAKSLSGMGLPMALTLFKPAHDIWEPAEHNGTFRGNNHAFVTATAAIEKFWSDGAFEGEVAEKAKYLEDRLGAIAGTYGFSLRGRGMMRGIDTGTGDVAVAVCRACFRQGLIIETSGAHDEVVKVLAPLTIDQRQWAAGLDVLEMAFDEVLGGHRAAAE, from the coding sequence ATGACCGCAACCATTTCCGCCTTTTCCCCCGTCTTCGACCGTGTCGAAAGCCAGGTGCGCTCCTATTCGCGCAGCTTCCCCAAGACCTTCGGCAAGGCGCAGGGCGCGACGCTCTACGACCAGTCGGGCCCGGCCTATACCGATTTCCTCGCCGGCTGCTCGACGCTCAACTACGGGCATAACGACCCGGACCTGAAGGCGGCGCTGATCGACTACATCACCGCTGACGGCATCGCCCACGGGCTCGACATGTTCACCGATGCCAAGCAGGCGTTCCTGGAGACCTTCGAGCGCGTCGTGCTGAAGCCGCGCGGCATGGACTACAAGCTGCAGTTCACCGGCCCGACCGGCGCCAACGCGGTGGAAGCAGCGATCAAGCTTGCCCGCAAGGTGACGAAGCGCACCGAGATCGTCGCCTTCACCAACGGCTTCCATGGCGTCACGCTCGGCGCCCTCGCGGCAACCGGCAATTCCGGGCACCGCCACGGTGCCGGCACGGCGCTGCCGGGCGTCTCGCGCGCTGCGTTCGACGGCTATTTCGGACCGGAGATCGACACCGCCGACATGCTCGACCAGCAGCTGTCCGACCCCTCGAGCGGGTTCGATGCGCCGGCGGCGATCATCGTCGAGACGGTCCAGGGCGAAGGCGGGCTCAACGCTGCGTCCCCCGAGTGGCTCAAGAAGATCGAGGCCATCGCCCGGCGCCACGGCGCGCTGTTCATCATCGACGACATCCAGGCCGGGTGCGGGCGGACGGGTAGCTTCTTCTCATTCGAGAAGATGGGGCTCGACCCCGACATCATCACCATGGCCAAGTCGCTCTCGGGCATGGGCCTGCCGATGGCGCTGACGCTGTTCAAGCCGGCTCACGACATCTGGGAGCCGGCCGAGCACAACGGCACCTTCCGCGGCAACAACCACGCCTTCGTCACCGCCACGGCCGCGATCGAGAAATTCTGGTCGGACGGCGCCTTCGAGGGTGAGGTCGCGGAGAAGGCGAAGTATCTGGAGGATCGCCTCGGCGCGATCGCCGGGACGTACGGGTTCAGCCTGCGCGGACGCGGCATGATGCGCGGCATCGACACCGGGACCGGCGACGTCGCCGTAGCGGTCTGCCGGGCCTGCTTCCGCCAGGGGCTGATCATCGAGACCTCGGGCGCCCATGACGAGGTCGTCAAGGTGCTCGCGCCCCTCACCATCGACCAGCGCCAGTGGGCTGCCGGCCTCGACGTCCTCGAGATGGCGTTCGACGAAGTACTGGGCGGCCACCGCGCCGCCGCAGAATAA
- the ectA gene encoding diaminobutyrate acetyltransferase, translating into MPLTAFSQAQPASRPARIRAPRREDGAGVWALVQETAGLDDNSMYCNLLQCTHFAATCAIAEIDGVPVGWVSGYIPPETPDVLFVWQVCVSERARGQGLARRLIASVLARDVCSDVRFVHSTITRDNEASWALFNSIAESLDADLERQKHFERDDHFDGRHETEYLVSIGPFERAALFLRDAA; encoded by the coding sequence ATGCCATTGACAGCCTTCAGCCAAGCCCAGCCAGCCAGCCGCCCGGCCCGCATCCGGGCACCGCGGCGCGAGGACGGGGCTGGCGTATGGGCCCTGGTGCAGGAGACCGCGGGGCTCGACGACAACTCGATGTACTGCAACCTGCTCCAGTGCACGCATTTCGCCGCGACCTGCGCGATCGCCGAGATCGACGGCGTGCCGGTGGGCTGGGTGTCGGGCTACATCCCGCCCGAGACGCCCGACGTGCTCTTCGTCTGGCAGGTCTGCGTCAGCGAACGGGCGCGGGGCCAGGGCCTGGCGCGGCGGCTGATCGCCTCGGTACTGGCTCGCGACGTCTGCTCCGACGTGCGCTTCGTCCATTCGACCATCACCCGTGACAACGAGGCGTCGTGGGCATTGTTCAACTCGATCGCGGAGTCGCTCGATGCCGACCTCGAGCGCCAGAAACACTTCGAGCGCGACGACCATTTCGATGGCCGGCACGAGACCGAATATCTCGTGTCGATCGGACCGTTCGAGCGCGCGGCGCTTTTCCTGCGCGACGCCGCCTGA
- a CDS encoding MarR family winged helix-turn-helix transcriptional regulator translates to MPIDGSRYLENRTKRALTAMRKILRTTELNAKALLAETGLTSSQLIFLQMLEEGEEQTAGHLAARMGITQATATVLIHKLEAQGMLQRRKGEADRRQVWLSLTPRAQAILAIAPDGVHARFNEQFLALQDWEQSMLIASLERVAAMLAPATGEAAPLLEAEQNLLPDAL, encoded by the coding sequence ATGCCGATTGATGGATCGCGCTATTTGGAAAACCGGACCAAGCGTGCCCTGACTGCGATGCGCAAGATCCTGCGCACCACCGAGCTCAACGCCAAGGCCTTGCTGGCCGAGACCGGGCTTACCTCCTCGCAGCTGATTTTCCTGCAGATGCTCGAGGAGGGCGAGGAACAGACCGCCGGCCATCTTGCCGCCCGCATGGGCATCACCCAGGCGACGGCGACGGTGCTGATCCACAAGCTGGAAGCCCAGGGCATGCTGCAGCGGCGCAAGGGCGAGGCCGACCGTCGGCAGGTCTGGCTATCCCTGACGCCGCGGGCGCAGGCCATCCTGGCGATCGCCCCCGATGGGGTGCATGCCCGCTTCAACGAGCAGTTTCTGGCGCTTCAGGACTGGGAGCAATCGATGCTGATCGCCTCGCTCGAGCGCGTGGCCGCCATGCTCGCGCCCGCTACCGGCGAGGCGGCGCCCCTCCTCGAAGCCGAACAGAACCTGTTACCCGACGCCCTCTAG
- the phnN gene encoding phosphonate metabolism protein/1,5-bisphosphokinase (PRPP-forming) PhnN has product MSPDTDSETAVADAAPTSAPCGTFVAVVGPSGAGKDTLLAMAAEILAGDPSVVFARRIVTRDAVAELEDHDVMSRGEFADAEAAGAFCLSWHAHGLAYGLPASLDAALASGRTVVANISRRTLADAAARFPRLAIVEITAPRDVLVARVAARGRETPDEVAARIARQVELEVPAGAAAFHRIMNDGDPGEACARLVAILAPAP; this is encoded by the coding sequence GTGTCGCCTGACACCGACTCCGAGACCGCCGTCGCCGACGCGGCCCCGACGTCGGCGCCATGCGGCACCTTCGTCGCCGTGGTCGGCCCGAGCGGCGCCGGCAAGGATACGCTGCTCGCCATGGCCGCCGAGATCCTCGCCGGCGACCCCTCGGTGGTCTTCGCCCGCCGGATCGTCACCCGCGACGCCGTGGCCGAACTCGAGGACCACGACGTGATGAGCCGGGGGGAGTTCGCCGACGCCGAGGCCGCCGGCGCGTTCTGCCTGTCCTGGCACGCGCACGGCCTCGCCTATGGCCTGCCCGCCAGCCTTGATGCCGCGCTGGCGTCGGGCCGGACGGTCGTCGCCAACATCTCCCGCCGCACGCTGGCCGATGCCGCCGCGCGGTTTCCGCGCCTCGCCATCGTCGAGATCACCGCGCCGAGGGACGTCCTGGTCGCCCGCGTCGCGGCGCGCGGACGCGAGACGCCGGACGAGGTGGCGGCGCGGATCGCCCGACAGGTCGAGCTCGAGGTCCCGGCCGGCGCGGCGGCGTTTCACCGCATCATGAACGATGGCGACCCGGGCGAGGCATGCGCCCGGCTGGTGGCGATCCTGGCGCCGGCGCCATAG
- a CDS encoding alpha-D-ribose 1-methylphosphonate 5-triphosphate diphosphatase, translating to MSDEMILTNARIVTPDAVIDGHVVLRDGLIAEIGEGMSATGDDMDGDTLIPGLIELHTDHIEGHFMPRPKVLWNKLAAIQAHDNQIAGSGITTVFDALRVGTDENATLTADDMAEMGEMIGRAVAEQRVRADHYIHLRCEVSAGDVLAGFHKLAVNPRLRLVSLMDHAPGQRQFADLGAYKTYYQKKLGLSDAAFETFSTRRMAESAEFAESHRRDIADACRERGIALASHDDATLAHVDEALALGTSVAEFPTTVEAAAASRAAGLHVLMGAPNIVRGGSHSGNVSAIELLRLGILDILSSDYVPFSMLQAVFHLVDSGAASLPEAIRLVTLNPADAVGLTDRGAIEGGRRADLVRVRTHDGEPPVVRSVWREGNRVA from the coding sequence ATGTCCGACGAGATGATCCTGACCAATGCCCGCATCGTCACGCCCGATGCGGTGATCGACGGGCACGTGGTGCTGCGCGACGGCCTGATCGCCGAAATCGGCGAAGGTATGTCGGCCACCGGCGACGACATGGATGGCGACACGCTGATCCCCGGCCTGATCGAGCTGCACACCGACCATATCGAGGGCCACTTCATGCCCCGGCCGAAGGTGCTGTGGAACAAGCTGGCGGCGATCCAGGCGCATGACAACCAGATCGCCGGCTCCGGCATCACCACGGTGTTCGACGCGCTGCGGGTCGGCACCGACGAGAACGCGACGCTCACCGCCGACGACATGGCCGAGATGGGCGAGATGATCGGCCGGGCGGTGGCCGAGCAGCGGGTGCGGGCCGACCACTACATCCATCTGCGCTGCGAGGTCTCCGCCGGGGACGTGCTGGCGGGCTTCCACAAGCTGGCCGTCAATCCCCGGCTGCGGCTGGTCTCGCTGATGGACCATGCGCCGGGACAGCGGCAGTTCGCCGATCTCGGGGCGTACAAGACCTATTACCAGAAGAAGCTCGGCCTCTCGGACGCAGCGTTCGAGACGTTCAGCACCAGGCGGATGGCCGAGTCCGCCGAATTTGCCGAGAGCCACCGGCGCGATATCGCCGATGCCTGCCGCGAGCGCGGCATCGCTCTCGCCTCGCACGACGACGCGACCCTGGCCCATGTCGACGAGGCGCTGGCGCTGGGCACCAGCGTCGCCGAGTTCCCGACCACGGTCGAAGCCGCCGCCGCCTCCCGCGCGGCCGGCCTGCACGTCTTGATGGGGGCGCCCAACATCGTGCGCGGCGGCTCGCATTCCGGCAATGTCTCGGCGATCGAGCTGCTGCGCCTCGGCATCCTCGACATATTGTCCTCGGACTACGTGCCCTTCTCCATGCTGCAGGCGGTGTTCCATCTCGTCGACAGCGGCGCGGCGAGCCTGCCGGAGGCCATCCGGCTGGTGACGCTGAACCCGGCGGACGCCGTCGGCCTCACCGACCGCGGCGCCATCGAAGGGGGCCGCCGCGCCGATCTCGTACGCGTGCGCACCCATGACGGCGAGCCGCCGGTGGTCCGCTCGGTCTGGCGCGAGGGCAACCGTGTCGCCTGA
- the phnE gene encoding phosphonate ABC transporter, permease protein PhnE translates to MTNDALSVSRPAVPDLNAGRDWSRSVWNAVIWGGLALGLIWSWAPAEMGRWTYLFTDADNMAQYASGFAHPDFTDWRYYATEMVVTVQIALWGTVLSVLLAIPFGILSAHNMVPWYILQPARRLMDFFRAIHEIVWAVLFVVAVGLGPFAGVMALFIHTTGILAKLFSEAVEAIDPRPVEGIRATGASKLQEVVFGVIPQVLPLWISYSLYRFESNVRAATVLGVIGAGGIGQVLFESVRGFYYPQSAAILIIIVLSVVLTDLLSQRLRRFVT, encoded by the coding sequence ATGACGAACGACGCGCTTTCCGTTTCCCGCCCCGCCGTGCCCGACCTCAATGCCGGCCGCGACTGGTCCCGCAGCGTCTGGAACGCGGTGATCTGGGGCGGCCTCGCCCTCGGCCTGATCTGGAGCTGGGCGCCGGCGGAAATGGGCCGCTGGACCTATCTGTTCACCGACGCCGACAACATGGCGCAATATGCCAGCGGCTTCGCCCATCCCGACTTCACCGACTGGCGCTATTACGCGACGGAAATGGTGGTGACGGTGCAGATCGCGCTGTGGGGCACCGTCCTGTCGGTGCTGCTGGCGATCCCGTTCGGCATCCTGTCGGCCCACAACATGGTGCCCTGGTACATCCTGCAGCCGGCGCGCCGGCTGATGGACTTCTTCCGCGCCATCCACGAGATCGTCTGGGCGGTGCTGTTCGTCGTCGCCGTCGGCCTTGGTCCCTTCGCCGGCGTGATGGCGCTGTTCATCCACACCACCGGCATCCTCGCCAAGCTGTTCTCCGAAGCCGTCGAGGCGATCGACCCGCGGCCGGTGGAGGGCATCCGCGCTACCGGCGCCTCGAAACTGCAGGAAGTGGTGTTCGGCGTCATCCCGCAGGTGCTGCCGCTGTGGATCTCCTATTCGCTCTACCGCTTCGAATCCAACGTCCGCGCCGCGACCGTGCTGGGGGTCATCGGCGCCGGCGGCATCGGCCAGGTGCTGTTCGAATCGGTGCGCGGCTTCTACTATCCGCAGTCGGCGGCCATCCTGATCATCATTGTTCTGTCGGTGGTCCTGACCGATCTCCTCTCGCAGCGGCTGCGGCGCTTCGTTACATGA
- the phnD gene encoding phosphonate ABC transporter substrate-binding protein, whose translation MKTILKSLAAAALAAGLSSAALAQDAAPTEIAFGIISTESQQNLRPKWEPFLADMEEKTGLTVKPFFASDYAGVIEGMRFDKVQLAWYGNKSAMEAVDRANGEIFAQTVALDGSPGYWSLILAPADSKLTSVEDLLTCDQSLDFGLGDPNSTSGYLVPMTFVFAANGVDPKECFKNVTNANHETNAMAVANGQVDAAANNTENLALIEKNNPEAFAKIKVIWKSPLIPSDPMVWSSKLPQETKDKIKTFFLTYGTDQSDGDVAAEKAVLAGLEWAPFRESTNDQLLPIRVMELSKSIAQIEADTSKSDEEKKAEIEKLEAEKAGYEAKIKSAEQS comes from the coding sequence ATGAAGACGATCCTCAAGAGCCTTGCAGCTGCCGCGCTGGCGGCAGGCCTGTCGTCCGCCGCCCTCGCCCAGGACGCCGCGCCGACCGAAATCGCTTTCGGCATCATCTCCACCGAGAGCCAGCAGAACCTCCGCCCGAAATGGGAGCCCTTCCTGGCCGACATGGAAGAGAAGACCGGCCTCACCGTGAAGCCGTTCTTTGCCTCCGATTATGCCGGCGTCATCGAGGGCATGCGCTTCGACAAGGTGCAGCTCGCCTGGTACGGCAACAAGTCGGCCATGGAAGCCGTGGACCGGGCGAACGGCGAGATCTTCGCCCAGACCGTCGCCCTCGACGGCAGCCCCGGCTACTGGTCGCTGATCCTCGCGCCGGCCGACTCCAAGCTCACCAGCGTCGAGGACCTGCTCACCTGCGACCAGTCGCTGGATTTCGGCCTCGGTGACCCGAACTCGACCTCGGGCTATCTCGTGCCGATGACCTTCGTCTTCGCCGCCAACGGCGTCGACCCGAAGGAATGCTTCAAGAACGTCACCAACGCCAACCACGAGACCAACGCCATGGCCGTCGCCAACGGCCAGGTCGATGCGGCGGCGAACAACACCGAGAACCTCGCGCTGATCGAGAAGAACAACCCGGAGGCCTTCGCCAAGATCAAGGTGATCTGGAAGTCGCCGCTGATCCCGTCGGATCCGATGGTCTGGTCGAGCAAGCTGCCGCAGGAGACCAAGGACAAGATCAAGACCTTCTTCCTGACCTACGGCACCGACCAGTCGGACGGTGACGTGGCGGCCGAGAAGGCGGTCCTCGCCGGCCTCGAATGGGCGCCGTTCCGCGAAAGCACCAACGACCAGCTGCTGCCGATCCGGGTGATGGAACTGTCGAAGTCGATCGCGCAGATCGAAGCCGACACCAGCAAGAGCGACGAAGAGAAGAAGGCCGAGATCGAGAAGCTCGAGGCCGAGAAGGCCGGCTACGAGGCGAAGATCAAGAGCGCCGAGCAGAGCTGA
- the phnC gene encoding phosphonate ABC transporter ATP-binding protein: MTAIVIRDLSKRFGRKQALNKVSLTIEEGEMVALIGASGSGKSTLIRHIAGLERADQDSHSGIQLFGATIQTRGRIGQGARVMRREIGVIFQQFNLVARLPVITNVLLGNLGRIPRWRGTLGLFTRNERQAARAALARVGIPEVAWQRASTLSGGQQQRAAIARCLVQKSRVLLADEPIASLDPASARRVMDALADINRTEKITAVVSLHQVEYARRYCPRTIALRAGEVVYDGPSSALTNAFLTELYGADSEELVLPDALPVDAPRAGASQRPSVRSPELAIA, translated from the coding sequence ATGACTGCCATCGTGATCCGAGACCTCTCCAAGCGCTTCGGCCGCAAGCAGGCCCTGAACAAGGTCAGCCTGACGATCGAAGAGGGCGAGATGGTCGCGCTGATCGGGGCCTCCGGCTCCGGCAAATCGACGCTCATCCGGCACATCGCCGGGCTCGAGCGCGCCGACCAGGACAGCCACTCGGGCATCCAGCTGTTCGGCGCGACGATCCAGACCCGCGGCCGGATCGGCCAGGGGGCCCGCGTCATGCGGCGCGAGATCGGCGTGATCTTCCAGCAGTTCAACCTCGTCGCCCGGCTGCCGGTGATCACCAACGTGCTGCTCGGCAATCTCGGCCGCATCCCGCGCTGGCGCGGCACGCTCGGCCTGTTCACCCGGAACGAGCGGCAGGCGGCCCGCGCCGCGCTCGCCCGGGTGGGTATTCCGGAGGTCGCCTGGCAGCGCGCTTCGACGCTTTCGGGCGGCCAGCAGCAGCGCGCCGCGATCGCCCGCTGCCTCGTCCAGAAATCCCGTGTGCTGCTCGCAGACGAGCCGATCGCGTCGCTCGACCCGGCTTCGGCGCGGCGGGTGATGGATGCGCTCGCCGACATCAACCGGACCGAGAAGATCACCGCGGTCGTGTCGCTGCACCAGGTCGAATACGCCCGCCGCTATTGCCCGCGGACCATCGCGCTCCGGGCCGGCGAGGTTGTCTATGACGGCCCGTCCAGCGCCCTCACCAATGCCTTCCTCACCGAGCTCTACGGGGCGGATTCCGAAGAGCTCGTGCTGCCGGATGCGCTGCCGGTCGACGCCCCGCGTGCCGGGGCGTCGCAGAGACCATCCGTCAGGTCGCCCGAACTCGCCATCGCCTGA
- a CDS encoding DapH/DapD/GlmU-related protein, whose product MAKLSPTPLVHPSAEVEDCALGRYTEIAERCRISETVLGDYSYAMQDCGIWCATIGKFVNIAASVRINATNHPTWRATLHHFTYRAGDYFDGEANEASFFDWRRSQAVTIGHDVWIGHGATILPGVTVGNGAVIGAGAVVSKDVAPYTIVGGVPARPIRPRFAEGIGARMDALAWWDWPHETLRTALDDFRQLDAEAFLDRHGG is encoded by the coding sequence ATGGCGAAGCTGTCGCCGACGCCCCTCGTCCATCCGAGCGCCGAGGTCGAGGATTGCGCGCTCGGCCGCTACACCGAGATCGCCGAACGCTGCCGGATCTCCGAGACGGTGCTCGGCGACTATTCCTATGCCATGCAGGATTGCGGGATCTGGTGCGCGACGATCGGCAAGTTCGTCAACATCGCCGCTTCGGTGCGCATCAACGCCACCAACCACCCGACCTGGCGGGCGACGCTGCACCATTTCACCTACCGGGCCGGCGACTATTTCGACGGCGAGGCGAACGAGGCGTCGTTCTTCGACTGGCGCCGCAGCCAGGCCGTGACCATCGGCCATGACGTGTGGATCGGCCACGGCGCGACTATCCTGCCGGGCGTCACCGTCGGCAATGGCGCGGTCATCGGGGCAGGCGCCGTGGTCTCGAAGGACGTCGCTCCCTACACCATCGTCGGGGGCGTGCCGGCCCGTCCGATCCGGCCGCGATTCGCCGAGGGGATCGGTGCCCGCATGGACGCGCTCGCGTGGTGGGACTGGCCGCACGAGACGCTGCGGACCGCCCTCGACGATTTCCGCCAACTCGACGCCGAAGCCTTCCTGGACAGGCACGGCGGCTAG
- the phnL gene encoding phosphonate C-P lyase system protein PhnL, whose amino-acid sequence MSDQSHPILTVQDVAKTFTMHLRGGLRLPVVAGAAFTVAAGECVVLGGPSGVGKSSILRMVYGNYAVDGGQILIRDPKSGHEADLASGDPREIIALRRDAIGYVSQFLRAIPRVPAIDVVAEPLVSRGAPVEAARARAKELLARLNLPEALFELPPATFSGGEKQRVNIARGFITDHPLLLLDEPTASLDAENRDVVCAMIEAKKAAGTAILGIFHDAEVRDRIATRIVDVSAFSARAAA is encoded by the coding sequence ATGTCCGATCAATCCCACCCGATCCTGACGGTGCAGGACGTCGCCAAGACCTTCACCATGCATCTGCGCGGCGGGCTGCGCCTGCCGGTGGTCGCCGGTGCCGCCTTCACGGTCGCGGCCGGCGAATGCGTCGTGCTTGGCGGGCCGTCCGGCGTCGGCAAGTCGTCGATCCTGCGCATGGTCTACGGCAACTATGCCGTCGACGGCGGACAGATCCTGATCCGCGATCCGAAGAGCGGCCACGAGGCGGACCTCGCCTCCGGCGATCCGCGCGAGATCATCGCGCTCCGCCGCGATGCCATCGGCTATGTCAGCCAGTTCCTGCGGGCGATCCCGCGCGTGCCGGCGATCGACGTGGTGGCCGAGCCGCTGGTCTCGCGCGGTGCCCCGGTCGAGGCGGCGCGGGCCCGGGCGAAGGAACTGCTCGCGCGCCTCAACCTGCCCGAGGCGCTGTTCGAGCTGCCGCCGGCGACCTTCTCCGGCGGCGAGAAGCAGCGGGTCAACATCGCCCGCGGCTTCATCACCGACCATCCGCTGCTGCTGCTCGACGAGCCGACCGCCTCGCTGGATGCCGAGAACCGCGACGTCGTCTGCGCCATGATCGAGGCCAAGAAGGCGGCCGGCACCGCCATCCTCGGCATCTTCCACGACGCGGAGGTGCGCGACCGGATCGCGACGCGGATCGTCGACGTGTCGGCATTCTCCGCCCGGGCGGCCGCGTGA
- the phnK gene encoding phosphonate C-P lyase system protein PhnK, which produces MTSPLLSVRDITKTYGARVGCEDVSFDVWPGEVVAIVGESGSGKTTLLNCISTRLAPTSGTISYAMRDGTMRDLASLGEAERRLLMRTDWGFVHQHASDGLRMRVSAGANVGERLMAVGDRHYGEIRATATDWLGRVEIAADRIDDQPVAFSGGMRQRLQIARNLVTRPRLVFMDEPTGGLDVSVQARLLDLIRTLVSEMGLSVVIVTHDLAVARLLSQRMIVMKAGRIIEHGLTDRVLDDPHHAYTQLLVASIPES; this is translated from the coding sequence ATGACATCCCCCCTCCTTTCCGTCCGGGACATCACCAAGACCTACGGCGCGCGGGTCGGGTGCGAGGACGTGTCGTTCGACGTGTGGCCCGGCGAGGTCGTCGCCATCGTCGGCGAGTCCGGGTCCGGCAAGACGACGCTGCTGAACTGCATCTCGACGCGCCTCGCGCCGACGTCGGGCACGATCTCCTACGCCATGCGCGACGGCACGATGCGCGATCTTGCCAGCCTCGGCGAGGCCGAGCGGCGGCTGTTGATGCGCACCGACTGGGGCTTCGTCCACCAGCATGCGAGCGACGGCCTGCGGATGCGGGTCTCGGCCGGGGCGAATGTCGGCGAGCGGCTGATGGCGGTGGGCGACCGCCACTACGGCGAGATCCGCGCGACCGCGACCGACTGGCTCGGCCGCGTCGAGATCGCCGCCGACCGCATCGACGACCAGCCGGTGGCGTTTTCCGGCGGCATGCGCCAGCGCCTGCAGATCGCCCGCAACCTCGTCACCCGGCCGCGCCTCGTCTTCATGGACGAGCCGACCGGCGGCCTCGACGTCTCGGTGCAGGCGCGGCTGCTCGACCTGATCCGGACGCTGGTGTCGGAAATGGGCCTGTCGGTGGTGATCGTCACCCACGACCTCGCGGTCGCGCGGCTCCTGTCGCAGCGGATGATCGTGATGAAGGCGGGGCGGATCATCGAGCACGGCCTGACCGACCGGGTCCTCGACGACCCGCACCACGCCTACACCCAGCTCCTCGTCGCCTCGATCCCGGAAAGCTGA